The Arthrobacter sp. PM3 genome contains the following window.
GTCGCCGGCAGCCTCCTTGACCGCTGCGGGGTCGAACGTGCCGTAGACCATCGCCAGCGGGGTGGCGAGCTTCTTGCCGGTCTCGAGGTTGTCGCGGTACGAGCGCTCGTCCACCGGGTCGCGCTGGGTCTGGTCGACGGCGGCACCGTTGGCGGCCTTGTCCGGCAGCCGGTTCACGGTGACCCAGTCCCCGGGCGTGGCGCTCTTGTCCACGGCGCCGTTGGCGGCGGTGGCGCCGTCCGTGTACTTCGGGGCGGCGGCGAAGTTGGTGGTCCAGGTGGCCGGGTCGTAGAGGCCCTGGCTGAAGGCACCGGTGTCGCCCATGAGCTTCGACAGGTCCTGGGACCCCGGCCAGGCGAGGGCGAACGGTGACTTGGAAACGAACGGCAGGTAGTCCTTGTCCAGCGAGCGGGTCACGGTGCCCACGTCCTTGGTGACGTTGCCGGAGTCGTCGATTTCCTCGATCTTGACGGAGTACTTCAGGTCCAGGGCGGTGCCCGAGCGGACGATCAGCGGGATGGCCTGGGAGTCGGCGGTCAGCTGGCCGTCGCGCTTGGCCTGCTGGTACTGGGTCATCAGCGGTGCCCAGTACTTGAGCTTGACGCCGAGGAAGTCCGGGCCTTCCTTGAGTTCGTCCATGCTGATGCCGTTAGTGAAGAGGCTTTCGAAGTGCCGGCCGATCGCGCCGGCGTTGCGGGCGTCGGCGGGCGGCGCCTTCTCCAGCGGGGCCAGGAAGTCGCCGGCAGTGCCCAGCAGCGCGCGTTCGGAGACGGGGTCGACGGCGACGACGGACTCGGTCACCTGCGGCGCCATGGGCAGGGAGACGGAAAGGTTGAAGAGGTTGTGCTCGGACCCGCCGGCCGGGGTGGGGAACTTGATGCCGGTCTCGCCGGCCGGACCCTGGATGCGGACGTTCTTGCCGCCGGCAACCTGCTCCTCGACGAGCTTGGCCTTGCCGAGGGTGCCCTCGGCCGTGGTCTTGAAGAGGGTCTGGTCCGAATGCCCGTCAGAGCTGACGGCACTGGCGGTGAGCCGGTATTTCTTCGGGGTGTCGCTGAGCACCGACTGCGCGGCCGGCCATTTGCCGGGGTCCGTGGCGGTGGGGTCCCCGGAGGTGCCCGCGAGGGCCGCGTTGAAGCCCAGGTAGTCGGTGGCGTCCAGCCGCGGTGACTCCAGGTTCTGGGTGACGCGGGAGACCAGGCTGATCGGCGCGGCCACTGAGGTGCCGGAGAGTTTCCGGATCGCGTCCAGCTGTTCGAAGCTGATGCCGCCCTGGCCGGTGGCGATGTCCGGCTGCATCAGGCCGCCGTTATCTTTCGCCTTGGCCTGCACCAGGACGTCATAGAGCCCCCGGGAGTTCTGGTCCACGGTCCTGGCCAGCGCTGCCTGGGACTGGCCCTGGACGAGGACGGACAGGCACATGGCCACGATCAAAATGGACGCGGTCAGCAAAAGCACTCTGCTTCTGATGAACCTCTGGACGGCGTTCATTGGGCTCCTGAAAGCTGGATTGCGTGCGCACGCCACAGTTCATTTCCTGCGGAAGTGAAGGCGTCCGTTGCCGGGCGTGCAAAAGTAAAGGCCGGTCTGCCGGCCCGTCCCAAAAATCGGTGTCCCGAAAATCGGTCCTAGCCATTGTACGCAGACCGGCCGGCCGCTCGTGGCCGCCGGCGGCGGTCACGCCGCCGCCGGCGCCCTGCGGAGGGGTTTTTAGTCCTCGAGGTCGACTTCGCGGACCATGTCAGCGCCGATCCCGGCCTTGATCGCGTCAAGGACCTGCTGGGGAACGGAGCTGTCGATGGTCAGCAAGGCGAGCACCTGGCCGCCCTCGGCCTGGCGGGCCACCTGCATGCCGCCGATGTTGATGTTGTTCATGCCCAGGATGTGGCCGATCGTGCCGATCACGCCCGGGCGGTCGGCGTAGGCCACCACCACGAGGTGCTCGCTGATCGGGATCTCCACCTCGTAGCCGTTGACGCCGACGAGCTTCTGGATCTGCTTGGGGCCGGTGAGGGTACCGGCGACGGAGATCTGGCTGCCGTCGCTGAGGGCGCCGCGCAGGGTCAGGACGTTGCGGTAGGACTCGGTGTCCGGCGTGGTGATGAGCCGGACGTTGATGCCGCGCTGTTCGGCAATGACCGGGGCGTTGACATAGGAGACCTGCTCGGTGACGACGTCGGCGAAAATTCCCTTGAGGGCCGAGAGTTCCAGGACCTTGACGTCGAGTTCGGAGATCTCGCCGGCCACCTCGACGTCGAACTGCGTGAGGGAGGCGTGGGTCAGCGCGGTGAAGATGCGGCCGAGCTTCTCG
Protein-coding sequences here:
- a CDS encoding ABC transporter permease: MNAVQRFIRSRVLLLTASILIVAMCLSVLVQGQSQAALARTVDQNSRGLYDVLVQAKAKDNGGLMQPDIATGQGGISFEQLDAIRKLSGTSVAAPISLVSRVTQNLESPRLDATDYLGFNAALAGTSGDPTATDPGKWPAAQSVLSDTPKKYRLTASAVSSDGHSDQTLFKTTAEGTLGKAKLVEEQVAGGKNVRIQGPAGETGIKFPTPAGGSEHNLFNLSVSLPMAPQVTESVVAVDPVSERALLGTAGDFLAPLEKAPPADARNAGAIGRHFESLFTNGISMDELKEGPDFLGVKLKYWAPLMTQYQQAKRDGQLTADSQAIPLIVRSGTALDLKYSVKIEEIDDSGNVTKDVGTVTRSLDKDYLPFVSKSPFALAWPGSQDLSKLMGDTGAFSQGLYDPATWTTNFAAAPKYTDGATAANGAVDKSATPGDWVTVNRLPDKAANGAAVDQTQRDPVDERSYRDNLETGKKLATPLAMVYGTFDPAAVKEAAGDVNRLPLGGYDPAPFTLTKDADGKDANTELKPSLSATGLVSQSAGAITDFYGLAAARGYDSNANVIDAVRVRAKVPGSWKQAQPEVEQLANQIRDMGLQATVVAGSAREDANIAVPGYSKDDAGKESPLGTVQQSWVRQDAADAVSGSLTATNLTLLFLTLCGAALLTGASTVSYVRKRRSEAGTLRAMGWTQRRIRSWVLAEFGVGAALLAVAGIALSLISWSAATAIVSASVLVLYAGAAFFAAQQLRHREVVDQEPQHDERLIAVDSPLTFANRQLSANKFNTISLAVAVGVFAAAVGGLVALLIDIPRAAGASALSGLAAASIALPSLILALSGVAVGLVLTMVTGRFELQAKRQYLGTLRAMGWNPDMLGQVRFFENAMVGTVALPLGIVGALGIGLLLAPYAALWAALAGLVAVLCWIPIATKVVQ